The sequence below is a genomic window from Cicer arietinum cultivar CDC Frontier isolate Library 1 chromosome 6, Cicar.CDCFrontier_v2.0, whole genome shotgun sequence.
agggtagaagaaaaacaaaaaaattggtTTATACACAACTGTAGGCATTAACATATGTTGCAGGGTTCAAAGGTACAACGGTATCTGGAAAATCTGATCTTTGGCCAGCAAGAGAGTAGTATGCAAGAATATGAGCTGGATGCTCAACAACAACCAGGGGCTCACCCATATTATTGCTGATGGCAACTTGTCTAGAAGGAATTAACTCAATATTCCAAAAGGGGCGAGCCATTGCCAAAAGATCACGTCCAGATGGAGATGCACCATACCCTTGAACCCACAAGTACCTAAGAGAAGTCAATTGTGTTGCAGCAACAGCAAGTGCATGCTCACTGAAAAAGGAACACCCTCTCATTTCGAGTTTCTGAAGACTAGGACATCCCTTTGCAAACTCCAAAAGGCCTGCATCAGTTTCCCCCACGTATCCCAGTAGCATCCACCTCACATTTTGACTGTATTGCCCAATGTAACCAAGACCAATATCAGTCAAGCCCCCACGCCGCAGATATAGTGCAAATCTTTTAAGCTTGTCACAGCCCCTCAGTAAAGCCCGAACACCGTTGTCAAGTGGTAAATCTGATATTTTCTCTTCATGATCAAGCAAGACAAGGCGAAAATCGCAAAGGTTCTTCAAGTGAGTGCCAATTTGTTCCAAAGATGCATTTGTAATATCGGAAACGTAAACAGCCAAATATTCAAGCTCTGTACATCCCTGTGATAAAGCAATGAGTCCTCTGTGGGAAACAGTACCTTCTTCATCCTCCATTCCTTGATCATCATCACCTCGCTCAATCCTAAGTCTTTTTAACCTCTTACAACAGTGACCAAGAACTTCTAATCCTCTATCTCCAATTACATTCCTTGTCTGTGCATAAGGGAAGATATCAGTTTATAGTAAGAGACTAAGATCTACCTAACCAGACACAAATGATCAATATTAAATTTGGAAATCTTAATGAGCAAAGGATTCCAGGAACTTACCTCAAGGACTTCCAAATTTGGGCATTTTTGGAACAACATACAATGATCCTCTGTATCTAGCATGGCATAGAGGAGATCCAATTTTTTCAGTGCAGCTGCATACATGAATACTATTGGCAACTCATTCTTCCCAATATATGTTAGACCCAATCGGCATAGCTTTGCTGGTAAAGATACAGAAGAGTATCTTTCAGGTTCCTCATTGTACGTGCCTCCACAAAACTCTTCTAGAGCAGTTGCGTTGCGGAAAAAGTTCACAAGATCCAAGATTTCACAGTCAGTAATTTTCACAGACACCAAGTTGGGGCAATTTTTGGCTAAAAGCTCAAGGTCTTGAACTTTGACATCAACAATATCTGTCAAGTAAAAATTTAGAAACTCAAGAACTGTATTATTCAAAGCAAGCTCATGCAGCCAATTGCCATCGTTCTCAACAATTGTGCTTTCCTCCAAAAGCAAAACTTTTAAACTCCTGCCAAAAGCCAAAATTTacacttgttaaaaaaaaacaaattacagTTGGAGACACAATAAGTGATAACTGCAGGAATAAGTTCCAACTTCCTAGAAACCATGTCTTAGATCAAATGTActtgaaaaaattatactacatatgattttttttaccataaagctttttttttttttttgaagaagcaAAATTTTTAAAGCAACCAATCAAGCCACAGGGTGTgcacaatataatatattcataGAAGACTGAGCTTAACAAATCAAGTATACCACAAAGCTGGAAAATAGAAATTTCAGCCGTACTAGAGaaactagaagacaaaaaaaTCGATCCTAGCCAACAACACCTCTGCTTCATGATAAACAACACACCCTTAATTCCACCACTAATTAACCACATATTCAATCTGCAATCCACCCTTATTCCTTCTTATATAACACCACATATATATGCTTTTTGTAATGCTTGTCCCAACATCCCACATACTAGTCCTGCACAAATCCTCAATTAGGAACCAGTAAGTGATTAAGTCCAGCACAAACACATCTCTGCATGAGCTTTAATTAGGATCATGATGGTACAATCTTACAGCCAACAAAACataagaaattttattaaaaaacaggGAGAATGGAGGatgaaaagataaaattatatatctcCATTAAGTGAATAAAAAGTATGGGAAGTTCATcttctttatttatatgaacttcgtcttttttaaatttgctcTATAATGATTAAACACTACAAAATTCTAACAATTTGAAGGTGACAAATTTATGAAGCAGGAAATAAAACAACTCAATGTAAAATTAACCATGAAACATCTTGGAAAACGAAAATGAAATAACAACAAAACTGTTACATGAAATTGGAActaaattttagaaataattaagtCTGCCACATAATGCACCATAAACATTAAACAATACAAGATTTTCTCGCAGTGGGCAAAAAATGAGCAACATACTTTATTGtctaattacattaaaaaaattataactgaaACATTCATAATAAAAGCACATAGAACTACCAAAACAAATTAGAACACTTGGCGTTTGTTTCTAATTATGCAGTGAAAGCTAAAAAAAACAGTAATAAAGAACTACCAGACAAAATTTTGCaccattaaaaaagaaaagtgttGACATGACAACATTCATTTCAATCCCAATATGAATGAATAAAGCTTAGGTTACAAAAACCAAACTCAAGAAACTCAATAGCAATTGAAATCCAACCTGCAAAAGCGACCAATAAAGCGAAGTCCATGAGTGGAAAAACCAGAACACTTATCAAGCTTAAGAGATTGAAGCACGTGACCACGTGAGCGAGCAAGGAGCTTAAGATCGGAATCTTGAATAATCATTCGTCGAAAGTGAAGACTCTTgagacaatcaaaataatgagAAATCTCTTTAATCCAAGGTGTCACGTGTCCTCCCCAATCTTCAGGAATCAAATTGAACATCGCCGCTCTAGGTTTCCCCTTCAGTTTCAGAGACTCCAGGTGAGGGAATCTACGACGGAGACGCGACGGCGTCGTGGTGTAGCACAGAGCAATCGTCACGTGTTTCCTAGTCAACGAATCAAGTTCGTACCATCGCCGGCATACTTGAGAAACGGCGTCACGGTCTTTAGGATCGTCGATGTACGGTATTACACAGTCTAATACCACGTCAACGACGCGGTTGGTTTTCACGCTCCGATCTTCCGTCATGGATCCGTCAGAAA
It includes:
- the LOC101510282 gene encoding coronatine-insensitive protein 1, translated to MTEDRSVKTNRVVDVVLDCVIPYIDDPKDRDAVSQVCRRWYELDSLTRKHVTIALCYTTTPSRLRRRFPHLESLKLKGKPRAAMFNLIPEDWGGHVTPWIKEISHYFDCLKSLHFRRMIIQDSDLKLLARSRGHVLQSLKLDKCSGFSTHGLRFIGRFCRSLKVLLLEESTIVENDGNWLHELALNNTVLEFLNFYLTDIVDVKVQDLELLAKNCPNLVSVKITDCEILDLVNFFRNATALEEFCGGTYNEEPERYSSVSLPAKLCRLGLTYIGKNELPIVFMYAAALKKLDLLYAMLDTEDHCMLFQKCPNLEVLETRNVIGDRGLEVLGHCCKRLKRLRIERGDDDQGMEDEEGTVSHRGLIALSQGCTELEYLAVYVSDITNASLEQIGTHLKNLCDFRLVLLDHEEKISDLPLDNGVRALLRGCDKLKRFALYLRRGGLTDIGLGYIGQYSQNVRWMLLGYVGETDAGLLEFAKGCPSLQKLEMRGCSFFSEHALAVAATQLTSLRYLWVQGYGASPSGRDLLAMARPFWNIELIPSRQVAISNNMGEPLVVVEHPAHILAYYSLAGQRSDFPDTVVPLNPATYVNAYSCV